The Oscillatoria salina IIICB1 genome contains the following window.
CGATTTTATTCTCGGTAGTCGTCTAAAACAATTTTGGGATGCAGCAAGAATACCCAATCGCAACCATTATGTCGTTTGTGGACTCGGTGGTGTGGGAATGGAAATCGTTCAGCAACTGGTTAACCAAGGACGAGAAGTTGTCGTCATTGAAAGCGATCCTAACAACCGTTTTATTCACAGCGCTCGTTCCCTTTGCGTTCCTGTCATCATCGAAGATGCTAGTTTATCAAGTAGCTTACAAGCTGCTAACCTCCCCAAAGCAGAAGCACTACTAGCAGTGACGAGCAATGACATGGTAAATGTCGAAATTGCTTTGTGTGCGCGAGCGATCGTTCCTAAGTTACCAGTAATTGTCCGCAATCAAGACGCACAATTTTCCAGCGCAGCACAAGAAGTCTTTGAATTTGAAACGGTACTTTGTCCCACGGAAATTGCTGCTCCTTCTTTTGCAGCCGCAGCTTTAGGAGGAAGAATTTTAGGTAACGGTATTACCGAGCATTTGCTTTGGGTCGCTTTGGCAACGATAATTACTCCCAACCATCCTTTTTGTGGGAAAAATATCAAAGAAGCGGCAATGCAAGCCGATTTTGTCCCACTGTACCTGGAAACTAAACATGAGACAATTCACGGCTGGAGTTTATTGGATACTTGTCTCAAACCAGGAGAAATACTTTATCTGACCATGCCAGCAATGAAATTAGAACAACTGTGGCGAACTGTCAATACTGACTCTGAATTAATTATCAGTGCTTAAACCTTGTTGTGCCAACAACTGAGCCGCCCAAGCTGCATCTGCTTCTAACAAAGCTGGTGCTGGCTCTTTCGTATAATCGACAACGAGATCGTAGCTGCCGCGATCGTATGCTTGATGTAATAACTCTTGTAAATTAATCTTTGGCTCTGGATCTTCTCCTGCTAATGGTAAAGGGAAAATTGGAATTTCAGATTGTAAGTTAAACGCATACAAATCGGCACTTGGGCGGGTTTGACTCCGACTTACTAAAATACGATAATCAGTTTTGATTCCTTTACTATCCATCGGCATTTCTTTCCCACCGCGCAGTAAATCTATCTCAATCAAATGAGTTGAACTACCCAAGATTTTTTGCCGTTTCCTTTCATATTGATTTCTCCCTTCTCCCGCTCGTTTATTTTTCGGAGACAAAATTTCAATTACTGTAATAACTTTACCACTGCCCACTGCTCGTACTTCTAAATACCATTCTTTCACAGTTTCGGGTAAGGGAATAGTTACTGTTACGGGTTGCGTTGGAGGTGCAGCCACAGCCACGTTAGTTTGACTAGATTTACTCGATTTAGTGGTTGTTTCCGCAGTTTGAATAATCACATCATCAGGAATACCTACTAGCACTGAATTATCATCTTTATTTTCATAAACTCGCTCTTCAATTGCCGCTCGATATTGAGGACGTAATTGAGGATTAATTACATCAGCAATTGCTACAATTAACCATTTGTGTATTCCTTGCCAAATTCCGGGTTGCTCTAAATAAGGATTCATTCCTGGGAATGGTAAAGGCATATTTTTATCTTCCTAAAATTAGTTTCAAGCTTAACAATTATTTTAAATGTTTTGATAATTATCGTAAACCTTGTTTCTGTAACAAATCATTAGCCCAAACTGAATATTCTGCGGATAAAGAGGGTACAGGTGGGCGACTATAATCTATTCTTAAATCGAAACTGCCCAAGTCGTACACTTCATCAACTAGCTTTGATAATTCTACCACTGGTTCTACATCTTCTGAACGCAAAGGTAAGGGAAATGAAGGTATTTTTTCTGGTAAATTGAAAGCATACAAGTCAGCGTTAGGGCGAGTGTTACTCCGACTAATGAGAATTCGATAATCACTTGCTACTTCTGTGCCATAAAAAGGTAAATAACGTCCTTGACGAAGTAAATCTATTTCTACTAAATTAGTTAAACTTGCGAAAATTTTTTGGCGTTTGGTTTCATATTTTTGACGACCTTCACCAGAAGCTTTATTTTTGGGAGAAAGAATTTCAATGGTTGTAATAACTTGTCTTGTGGCAACTTCTCTTATTTCTAAATAAGCTTCTTTTTGCGTTAAAGTTAAAGGAACTTTTACAGTTATTGGTTTTGTCGTCGGATTAACAACTGCCAGATTTGAATTAATTGATTTATTTGTTTGAGTTTGGATTACTAAATCATCGGAAATGCCAATAAGTGTCGATTCTTCGCCACTCGTTTCATAAATTCTTTCTTCTACAGCAATATAGTATTTAGGGCGTAATTTACTACTCAGAGAATTAGCCAAATTATTAATTAGTCGATTATGAACATCTGACCAAGTTGCCGGATTTTCTAAATAAGGATTCATTCCTGGAAATGGTGAAGGCACAATTTTTTCTCCTAGTAATTAAATCACTTAAATTGGTAATTGATAAACCACAAAAGTTTGAGACACTTTTGTGGTTTTGAATTTACGCAGTTTCCATCCAATTAAGTAATTCTTGCATTTTTTGCTGCATTGTTGCTGTATCAGCGTGGTAGCGGCGACCGTGACCCGGTAATACCCATTCAAAGCTATAATTAGCTAGCTCGTGCATTGATTTGACTAATACTGACCAAGAATACCAGCAATGATTGCGAAAAGCGATTAATTGCTGAAGATGATCTGACCAAGCTAGATGATCGCCTGTAAAGAGGAATTTATCCTGGTAAAGTAGGACAGTGTGACCTTTGGTGTGACCGGGAACGGGGATAATTAATAAATCTGGTGCTATTTTAACCGGATCTAGTCCTTGAAGTTGAATTTCGATGTCCTGAGTTTGAGAGGAAATTTCGTCTTGATGGAGGATGCGATCGCAGTTAAAATGTTCTCTGAATTTGCGATGATCGGCAATGTCATCTCGATGAGTTAAGTACATATACTTTACCCCTCCCATCCTTTCGAGTTGTTTTACCAGGGGTGGCGTAAAACGAGGAGAATCCACTAAAATGTTACCTTCAGAGCGTTGAATTAAGTAACTCGCTGCACCAAAAGAACTTTCTGAATGATAACCGCAATGATAGACGTTCTCGGCGATTAAAATTGGTATACTTGTCTGGGCTGCTTTGATATCTTTTGGTTTGTCTACTGTACCGATAGATGCAGTTGGACAAGATAAAAGCGCTTGCAAGGCACGTAAACGCTCTTTTTCCGATTCTGGTTGATGATATACTGCTGATTGTCCCTCCTGTCGATTAAATACTTCTGGTGTCATCCAACGACAGGTATCGCAGTCGATGCAGGTACTATCGACGTAAAAATTCCCCGCAATATTTTGGGGGCGTTTTTTCTCTTGGGTAGCCATATTGTCAAGTAAAAGATACAAAAATTAATTCTTACGCACTATATTTGCGTAGTCTTAGATATTCATTTTAGCTCTGATACCAGAATCCAACCTTTTCCTTAAGAGATAGAAAGATCTTAGTCAAATTCCTGACAAATGACAGTGGTGCGCTCGTACAGATTAATAATAGTTTGATTTATTCGTCGAGTAATCTCAAATTCTTGTAATTAACCAATAATTGAAAATCAGCATTTCACTCAATCTCCAATTATCTGTTATCAGTTAGTAATTGGTAGTCGTTGTCTTACTCCCTACTATATTGCGCTTCAAGCCCGGTCAAAAAAATATAAACTTTTGTAACAAA
Protein-coding sequences here:
- a CDS encoding DUF4058 family protein codes for the protein MPLPFPGMNPYLEQPGIWQGIHKWLIVAIADVINPQLRPQYRAAIEERVYENKDDNSVLVGIPDDVIIQTAETTTKSSKSSQTNVAVAAPPTQPVTVTIPLPETVKEWYLEVRAVGSGKVITVIEILSPKNKRAGEGRNQYERKRQKILGSSTHLIEIDLLRGGKEMPMDSKGIKTDYRILVSRSQTRPSADLYAFNLQSEIPIFPLPLAGEDPEPKINLQELLHQAYDRGSYDLVVDYTKEPAPALLEADAAWAAQLLAQQGLSTDN
- a CDS encoding DUF4058 family protein produces the protein MPSPFPGMNPYLENPATWSDVHNRLINNLANSLSSKLRPKYYIAVEERIYETSGEESTLIGISDDLVIQTQTNKSINSNLAVVNPTTKPITVKVPLTLTQKEAYLEIREVATRQVITTIEILSPKNKASGEGRQKYETKRQKIFASLTNLVEIDLLRQGRYLPFYGTEVASDYRILISRSNTRPNADLYAFNLPEKIPSFPLPLRSEDVEPVVELSKLVDEVYDLGSFDLRIDYSRPPVPSLSAEYSVWANDLLQKQGLR
- a CDS encoding MBL fold metallo-hydrolase yields the protein MATQEKKRPQNIAGNFYVDSTCIDCDTCRWMTPEVFNRQEGQSAVYHQPESEKERLRALQALLSCPTASIGTVDKPKDIKAAQTSIPILIAENVYHCGYHSESSFGAASYLIQRSEGNILVDSPRFTPPLVKQLERMGGVKYMYLTHRDDIADHRKFREHFNCDRILHQDEISSQTQDIEIQLQGLDPVKIAPDLLIIPVPGHTKGHTVLLYQDKFLFTGDHLAWSDHLQQLIAFRNHCWYSWSVLVKSMHELANYSFEWVLPGHGRRYHADTATMQQKMQELLNWMETA